In one window of Pseudomonas putida DNA:
- a CDS encoding L-threonylcarbamoyladenylate synthase translates to MVSSWRVQQAAREVKAGAVIAYPTEAVWGLGCDPWNEDAVYRLLALKSRPVDKGLILVADNIRQFDFLFEDFPEDWIDRMGSTWPGPNTWLVPHQDLLPEWVTGQHDTVALRVSDHPQVRELCALVGPLISTSANPAGRPAAKSRLRVEQYFHNQLDLVLGGALGGRRNPSVIRDLVTGEVVRPG, encoded by the coding sequence ATGGTGAGCAGTTGGCGTGTGCAACAAGCCGCGCGTGAGGTGAAGGCGGGTGCGGTGATCGCCTATCCAACGGAAGCGGTCTGGGGCCTGGGCTGCGACCCGTGGAACGAAGACGCGGTGTACCGCCTGTTGGCGCTCAAGTCACGCCCTGTGGATAAGGGCCTGATCCTGGTCGCCGACAACATCCGCCAGTTCGACTTCCTGTTCGAGGATTTCCCCGAAGACTGGATCGACCGCATGGGCAGCACCTGGCCGGGCCCGAACACCTGGCTGGTGCCGCACCAGGACCTGTTGCCCGAATGGGTGACCGGTCAGCACGATACGGTGGCGCTGCGGGTCAGCGATCATCCGCAGGTGCGTGAGCTGTGCGCGCTGGTCGGGCCGCTGATCTCCACCTCCGCCAACCCGGCCGGGCGGCCGGCGGCCAAGAGCCGGTTGCGGGTCGAGCAGTATTTCCACAACCAGCTGGACCTGGTGCTCGGCGGCGCGCTGGGCGGACGCAGGAATCCGAGTGTGATTCGCGATCTGGTCACGGGCGAAGTCGTGCGGCCGGGGTGA
- a CDS encoding DUF6124 family protein, whose product MKKLVPDPPLPKTTAHPFGRCDAGHPPLFTVNPDIEPHDALVHVALYLRCAYDTGIKAVDHLSDGGRGMFWSSLHAIELAEGLVEAMLDGIESAGSPQA is encoded by the coding sequence ATGAAGAAGCTAGTCCCCGATCCACCACTCCCCAAAACCACCGCCCACCCCTTCGGCCGCTGCGACGCCGGCCATCCCCCTCTCTTCACCGTCAACCCCGACATCGAACCCCACGACGCCTTGGTCCACGTCGCCCTCTACCTACGCTGTGCCTACGACACTGGCATCAAAGCCGTTGACCACCTGAGCGACGGCGGTCGGGGCATGTTCTGGTCGAGCCTGCATGCCATCGAGCTGGCAGAGGGCCTGGTCGAAGCGATGCTGGATGGGATCGAGTCTGCGGGTAGCCCCCAAGCCTGA